gctggggttgggcctggggttggggttggtgtTAGGGCTGGGCCTGGGGTATGggctggggttggtgttggggctggggtttgggCTAGTGTTGGGGTTGGGCCTGGGGTTTGTGTTGGGGTTgaggttggggctggggttgggattggggttggtgttggggatggtgttggtgttgggtcgggaaggggatggggttggtgatggggttggggttgggcctggggttggggctggggttggtgtTAGGGCTGGGCCTGGGGTATGggctggggttggtgttggggctggggtttgggtTAGTGTTGGGGTTGGGCCTGGGGTTTGTTTTGGGGTTgaggttggggctggggttggggttggggttggtgttggggttgggcctggagttggggttggggttggtgttggggctggggttgggcctggggttggtgttggggttgGGCCTGGGTTGGTGTTACGGATGGGCCtcgggttggggctggggctggtgttggggttggtgttggggctgCGGTTGGGCCTGGTGTTGAGGTTGaggttggggttggggctggggttgggcctGGGGTTGAGGTTGCGtctggggctggggttggtgttggggttggggttgaggttggggctggggttggggctggggttggtgttgggATTGGGGTTGGGtctggggttggggttggtgttggggctggggcaggggttggtgttggggctggggttgggtctggggttgggcctggggttggggctggtgtTGAGTTTGGTGTTGGGGCTggagttggtgttggtgttgggtctggggttggggttggggttgaggttggtgttggggttggTGCTGGTGTTGGGTCGGGTAGGGTCTGCGGTTGGTGTTGGGGTTGGTGTTGggcctggggttggggctggggttggtgttggggttgGGATTTGTTTTGGGGTTGGGcctgaggttggtgttggggttgAGATTGGGGTTAGTGTTTGggcctggggttggggctggggttggggttgggcctGGGGTTGGTGTAGGGGTTAGTGTTTGGGGTTGGGGCTGAGGTTGGGGTTGGGCCTGAGGTTGCGGTTGGGCCTGGTGTTGGTGTTGGGGCTGGAGTTAGGGTTGGTGTTGGGACATGGTTTGGGCCTGGGTTTGGTGTTGGGGCTTGGGTTGGGCCTGGTGTTGGGGTTGGGCCTGGTGTTGGGGTTGGGCCTGGGGTTGGtctggggttggtgttggggttggggttggggttggggttgggcctGAGGTTGGGGTTAGtgtttggggttggggttgggattGGGCCTGGGGTTGGGCCTGGGGCTGGAGTTGGGCCTGGGGTTGGGGTTGTGGTTGGGTCTGGGGTTGGGGTTGAGCCTGGGGTTGGGCCTGGGGTAGTGGTTGGGtttggggttggggctggagttggggctgggcctggggttggtgttggggttgGGCCTGTGATTGGgtctggggttggggttggggttgggcctGGGGTTGGTGTAGGGGTTGGGGCTGGAGTTGGGCCTGGGCCAGGGGTTGGgtttggggttggggctggggttggggttggcgttggggttggtgttgggcctggggttggggttgggcctGTGCTTGGGGTTGGGTCTGGGGTTGgagctggggttggggttggagttggggttggtgttgggcctggggttggggctggggttggggttgggccaGTGTTTGGGGTTGGGTCTGGGGTTGGGATTGGGCCTGAGGTTGGGGTTAGTGTTTGGGCCTGGGGTTGGGGTTTGTGTTGGGGCTGGAGTTTGGCCTGGGgttgaggttggtgttggggctggggttggtgttggggctggggttggggctggggttggggttggtgttggggttgagcctggggttgggcctggggttggtgttggggctgATGTTGGGGTTTGTgttggggttggtgttggggttgGGGCTTGGGTTGTGGTTGGGCCTGGTGTTGatgttggggctggggttggggttggggctggagttggggctggggttggtgttggggctgATGTTGGGGTTTGTgttggggttggtgttggggctggggttggtgttggggttgAGGTTGGGATGTGGTTGGGactgaggttggtgttggggttggggctggagttggggctgggcctggggttggggttagggCTGGAGTTGGGCCTGGGGCTGggcctggggttggggttggtgttggggttgGGCCTGTGGTTGGGGTTGGGTCTGGGGTTGTGGTTAGTGTTTGGGcctggggctggggttggtgttgggCCTGGGGTTGGTGTTGGGCCTGGGGCTGGAGTTGGGCCTGGGGTTGGCGTTGGGCCTGGGGTTGGGCCTGGGGCTGTGGTTGGTgttggggttagggttggggaTGGGCCTGGGGTTAGGGTTGGGCATGGAGTTGGTCCGGGGACTGGGCCTGGGGTTGGTGTCGCGGTTGGGCCTGTGGTTGGGGTTGGTTTAAATCCAGACCCACAGTGTCACTTCCATCAGTAGCACCTCACATAATGTCAGTCCATCTGTGCTACCACAGTGTGTCAGTCCATTAGCACAACACACAATCAGTCACATCATTAGTACTACACCATATTTTATCACTTTATCTGTACTACCTCACAGTGTTTCACTCTATCAGTATTGCTCCACAGTGCgttactccatcagtaccaccatagTGTGTCCCTCCATTAGCATTACTCCACAGTGTTTCTCtccatcagtcccaccacagtgtgtccctccgtCAGTATCACCAACGTGTGTTCCCGTATCAGCAGGGCtccaaattaacggttgcccgggtgccattgaccactcaaagcgctgccgggcaacctaaacaccgagtcctTTTGCCCGGTTTGGCAacgagatactggtttataccgaagatagacacaaaaaactggagtaactctgcgggtctggcagcatctctggagaaaaggaacgcaacattttgtgtcggcggtgacggctgtattgcgtgggcaagacactaggtgcggggtgacgaagggtcgcagcgaatgacgggccccgaacagcgacAGCGGCTTCATCTCCTCCTTCCTCAAGGCCCGATAAGGGCCGCTGCATGCAAACCcgctaaccaaagatcttatagcactccatcagtaccaccacagtctccctccatcagtaccaacgcagtgtgtcactccatcagtaccaccacagtgtgtccctccatcagtaccaaggcagtgtgtccctccatcagtaccaccacagtatgtctctccatcagtaccaccacagtctcactccatcagtaccaccacagtgtgtccctccatcagtaccaagGCAGTGTGTGCCTCCATCAGTATCAccacagtatgtcactccatcagtaacaccacagtgtgtcactccatcagtgtcACAaacgtgtgtcactccatcagtaccaccacagtgtgtcactccatcagtaccaccacagtgtgtcactccatcagtaccaccacagtgtgtcactccatcagtatcaccacagtgtgtcactccatcagtaccaccaccttGTGTCACTCCACCAGTACCACTACCGTGTGTCCCTGCATCAATACcagcacagtgtgtcactccatcaattCAACCATAGTGCGGCCATCCATCAGTACCACCGCAGTGTGTCGCTCCAATAGTGGCAACACATCATGTTGCTCCATCAGTATCACCATCGTGTGTCTCTGCATCAGtacaccacagtgtgtccctccatcagtaccaccacagtgtgtccctccatcagggcCACcaatgtgtccctccatcagtaccaccacggtgtgtccctccatcagtaccaccatcgTGTGTCTCTGCATTAGTACCACCACAGTACATCCCTCCATCAGtagcaccacagtgtgtcactccatcagtaccactacagtgtgtcactccatcagtagcaccacagtgtgtcactccatcagtcccaccacagtgtgTCGCTCCAATAGTACCACcagagtgtgtcactccatcagtaccaccacagtgagtcactGTGTCAGTTCTGCCCCATTTTTatccctccatcagtactatcCCACTTTGAGTCACTCCATCAGTGGACGGAGAGAGGGCAGCCCAGAGAGGGGGAATAGAGAGCGTAGGAGAGAGAGTAACAGTCCAGTGAAAGTGACATCAgtaaggatggagggagagagaacgagaggagggagaggtgctgCATCGTTTGCCGATTTATTTAGGTTTAGGACAATTCTGAGGCGGCAATGTTTCTGTTCTCTGAGTGTCTTTGGGTCGTTCTTCCTCAGAGGTGATGAAGGAAGGCAGAGATTGTTATTGCCCCATGGTATAGTCAGATCTATTCCAGACAAGCAGGGAGTGAATGGTTCCCGTGGTCAGTCAGCGGGAGCGTGGGGTTGAGGTCACAGTCAGTGaagccgcgatcatattgagtggtgaagcagaatggaaggggggggggaggcacttTAGTCCGAGGTAACGTATTGAACTAATTGCTCAACCTGTGGACAAATGTCGCCcagtccagtccaccttcaaactgGGCACCAGAAACCCTGAGAGGATCCCTGGAATTTggcattgccttgctgagtgaaacggattgaaggaaatcagacaagcaacatgaggtggagagttggatctgatggagtttgaaacaataacccctttgctggaacaatgccgcccgcccgccgctcccaatttccatccctcagtatctatcgccacaattcccagtctttggagtttcttaatcaattccctgaataaattacaacctgtctgtctgtctcagcagggatttcactcggctgatgtcatctgtttgtgaatcatttcaaaatctctatttttaaactctgttgaaatttcactgtcccggtggagacggaaaatggtataaaatctccaTGAATGTTGTGTCCCAGCATTTCATTCCGAGACATTACCGGTAGTtcacggggacacgtcgctgggcagagaaaatgTGGGAAAAGCTGCTGGAATATTACGCCGTGGAGAAAATCCTGTACgcgatcattgctgccgttggagtccctggtaagtgagcagaacaattcaagttttataactccatccgtgtgttaactggtgttgacctgattctcatcatgttacaagttcccaactgatgatcgttgtacaagaatatgtgaagaatatcaatcctctctgtgaaatatttgtgaattaacgctgctgtgatttgtcttattttcagacagctgaaactaagcatctttttctctcactgctgccggccgggagccactagaatgttgttcttgccttcagtggcacCTTGCCCAGGGTTGTCAcagtgctcgggacaggcaggcaggcagctctccgggacagtgtgactgggagagaggggttcacattgtgaagttcactgtgtgtgagttattgatcagagtgaacagccACTCGCTCCTGTGGAGACTGGTTATCactcactgtggagtctgtctgtcacagtcggattccacacacagcctgttggtcaataattggatccatctcctcgaccagtggccgcggatctaccggtgtgtgtgtgtgtgcgtgtatatgtgtatgtgtgtgtgtatgtgtgtgtgtgtggtgtgtgtgtgtgtgtgtgtgtgtgtgtgtgtgtgtgtgtgtgtgtgtgtgtgtctgtgtgtatgtgtgtgtgtatgtgtgtgtgtgttgtgtgtgtgtgtggtgtgtgtgtgtgtgtgtgtgtgtgtgtatggtgtgtgtgtgtgtgtatggtgtgtgtgtgtatggtgtgtgtgtgtgtgtgtgtgtgtgtgtgtgtgtgtgtgtgtatgtggtgtgtgtgtgtgtgtatgtgtgtgtgtgtgtgtggtgtgtgtgtatgtgtgtgtgtgtgtgtgtgtgtgtgtgtggtgtgtgtgtgtgtgtgtgtgtgcgtttgtgtgtgtgtgtggtgtgtgtgtgtgtgtgtgtgtgtgtgtgtgtgtgtgtgtgtgtgtgtgtgtgtgtgtgtgtgtgtgtgttgttactgaactcactgtggaatgaatccattaacggagccactctgctgccggattccatgttgtccctgccttccctctggaagcctcctCTCCCCAGATGccgagttattgatcagagtgaacagccACTCGCTCCTGTGGAGACTGGTTATCAatcactgtggagtctgtctgtcacagtcggattccacacacagcctgttggtcaataattggatccatctcctggaccagtggccgcggatctaccggtgtgtgtgtgtgtgtgtgtgtgtgtatatgtgtatgtgtgtgtgtgtgtgtgtgtgtgtgtgtgtgtgtgtgtgtgtgtgtgtgtgtgtatgtgtgtgtgtgtgtgtgtgtggtgtgtgtgtgtgtgtggtgtgtgtgtgtgtgtgtgtgtggtgtgtgtggtatgtttgtttggtgtgtgtgtgtgtgtggtgtgtgtgtgtgtgtgtgtgtgtgtgtgtgtgtggggtgtgtgtgtgtggggtgtgtgtgtgtgtgtgtgtggtgtgtggttgtgtgttgtgtggtgtgcgtgtgtgtgtgtgtgttttgtgtgtttttgtgtgtggtgtgttttttgtgtgtgcgtTGTGATGTGGTGTTGGTGtatgtgtttgtttgtatgtgtgtttgtttgtgtttatgtgtgtgtgtgtgtgtttgagtgtgagtgtgtgtgtgtgtgtgtttgtgtgtgtgtgtgtgtgtgtgtttggtgtgtggtgggtgtttgtgtgtttttgtttgtgttgTTGTTgttactgaactcactgtggaatgaatccattaacggagccactctgctgccggattccatgttgtccctgccttccctctggaagcctcctctccccatcaaatgccgagttcccagagccctggttaaacgggg
Above is a window of Amblyraja radiata isolate CabotCenter1 unplaced genomic scaffold, sAmbRad1.1.pri S100, whole genome shotgun sequence DNA encoding:
- the LOC116969079 gene encoding extensin-like gives rise to the protein MPNSRDPLRVSGAQFEGGLDWATFVHRPNRDTNPRPSPRTNSMPNPNPRPIPNPNPNTNHSPRPNPRPNANPRPNSSPRPNTNPRPNTNPNPTPTPTPAPTPNSTPAPTPGPTPDPTPAPTPTPAPAPTPTPTPDPTPIPTPTPAPTPAPTSTPRCTGAGTPGNVPTHAATAARASPNPAACWCTSAPTLASAPTPVPSAVRASPTPGTCNMTKVTDAGFDYLPAPAGATTGPLQNPSYGTERGPIPNDQNMWSMKARRTYRRNRYNRAWRTRGL